The region TCCTTCTTGCCGGACAGCGCCCACGCCGCCACCTCCGGATCGAACTTCGTCCACTCCCCCAGTTGAATTGAAAAGCTCTTCGGATGCTTCTTCGCGCCGCCCTTCATACCCGTCTTGGTTCGCAGCCGAGCGCCTCGTTCCTCTTCCACCGCGCTCTCGCCCCACGCCAGCAGCGCCCGCACCGTCAGATCGTCCACGCCGGCGCTGGAGGCGCAGTACATCCGCCCCTCCGCATCGCGCAGCAGCATCGCAACCTTCGGAAACGCGCTCAGATCCGCAATCGTCCGGCACACCCGTTTGGCCAGAGCCCGCGCCTGGGCCACCGGGTCACCCGCACCGGTACGCACATCCAGCCGAGCATAGCCTTCAAGCTCCTCGCGCAGACGGCGTTCGCGCATCCGCTCGATCCTCTGGTGCGTGGCCCGCCGCCGCATCTGCCAGCCCATCCCGGCCAACCCCGCCATCGCCAGCAGGCACGCCCAATGATCCACCGCCTGAAATCCGCCGACACTCAAACCCAACCAAGCCGCTACCATCATCCTGAAGCCTCCACTGCCAAATACTGCAAGCGTTCTCGCACGTCACCTGATCTGCTCTGGAAATCTATCGGCTGACCTTGCTCACGAACCCGTTCCCGCGTCCGCCACGTCCAATCCTGCGTCTAACAGACAGGGCCAAGCAATGCCCTTATGGAGCTATTACCAATGGTTGCCTCTTCTCAAACCCGGCCCCATCCGAAACCACTCGGCCTTTTTGCGTCCTTCACGTTCGCTGCCGCCCTGCTCGTTCTCTCCCCGTTATCGGTTCGCCAGGCCCTCGCCCTCGCCCCTGTCCCAAATCCGCACGGTCCTGAAGTCATGGGTTCGCAGGACGCGGAAGGCTTCGGCAAGCTCGACCCCAAGCCCCCCACCGGCCTCACCACGGATGAGATCGTCAAAAAGTTCGGCGCACGCGAGACCGCCTTCAATCAGGCCCTCAACGAGTACACCTTCCGCCGGACCGTTCGCGTCGAAACCCTCGCCGAGGATACGAACAAGGTCGATGGCGTCTACCAGGACGTCACCGACATCGTCCTGTCAGACAACGGCGGACGCTCCGAGCACGTCGTCTTCGCACCCCAGAACACGCTGGAGCGCGTCATGATGACCCAGTCGGACTTTGACGACATCACCCACCGCCTGCCCTTTATCCTCACCACCAAAGACCTGCCTCAGTACGACCTCACCTACATGGGCCGCCAGCACGTCGACGACCTCGACACCTATGTTTTTGAGGCCGCACCCAAGACCCTCGTCAAAGGCCAGCGTTACTTTCAGGGCCGCATCTGGGTCGACCAGAAGGACCTCCAGATCGTCCTCATCAACGGCAAGACCGTCCCCCAGGACATGCGCCGCGGTCATGAAGACCTCTCGCCCCCTTACACCACCTACTACTCAGAGGTGGATGGAGGCTACTGGTTCCCCGTCTACACGCACGCGGAGGGCAACCTGCACTTCGCCGCCGCCAACGGCGCGTTAGCCCAGGACGTCCACATCCGCTACACCGTCAAGTACGCCGACTACAAGCGCTTCCACGCCAAGTCCCGCATCATCTACAACGGCGAAACCCTCCCCGCCGCCGACCCCAGCAAGCCGGACACCCCCGAGAAGACCAACACCGAACCCACGGCCCAACCCGCCGCCGACCCCAACGCACCCAACCTCAAACACACGAAACCCCAACCGTAAGCCGGTCGGGGTTGCGTGGTGATGTTTGTGGTGCATTTGTGGTTAGTTCGTGGTGATTTGTGGTGCAGAAAATCACCACGGTGAGCAGCCCTCAGGCAGCCTCTCCAGACTCGAAATACAGATACCTGCGCCAGCTCGGATCGGCAGAACCGATCATCCGCATGATGTGCCGGCTGGTGTGCAAAGAGAACGGACGAGGCTCCCGCTGCAGCTTCATCTCCGTCAGCTCGTGCAGGAACTGGTTTCCTTTCTTACGGTTACAGTCATGGCAGCAAGCCACCAGGTTCTCCCACGTCGAGAGTCCGCCCCTGCTCCGGGGGATTACATGGTCCAAAGTCAGCTCCCCGGCGGTCAAAATCACCGAGCAATACTGGCAACAATTCCGGTCCCGCAGCAGGATGTTTTTACGCGACAAAGCACGCGTCTGGTGAGGTATCCGCCGATACTCTAAGAGCCTGATAACAGAGGGCATAGCGACATTCACCTTAGCCGCATGCAAGATCGCCCCCTGAGCCTCCTCCGTCCGCGCAACTCCTTTCAATACAAGCACTAACGCCCGTCTGGCACCACAAATATTGATCGGTTCATAGCTCGCATTCAGCACCAGCACCGGAGTTTGCATCCCCGGTTGCCGTGTAACTCGTTGATGCACATCGAGTTCCACCACATTTCGCCGATTTGCACCAGCATGACCCGCATGCCGCCCACTCCCCGTAACCCGCTGCTTCCGCATCTTGCCCGTCTGCATTCTTGATCCTCCGG is a window of Granulicella tundricola MP5ACTX9 DNA encoding:
- a CDS encoding HNH endonuclease yields the protein MQTPVLVLNASYEPINICGARRALVLVLKGVARTEEAQGAILHAAKVNVAMPSVIRLLEYRRIPHQTRALSRKNILLRDRNCCQYCSVILTAGELTLDHVIPRSRGGLSTWENLVACCHDCNRKKGNQFLHELTEMKLQREPRPFSLHTSRHIMRMIGSADPSWRRYLYFESGEAA